From the genome of Saccharomyces kudriavzevii IFO 1802 strain IFO1802 genome assembly, chromosome: 16:
GGTTTGAGCAGGACCCTATTCGAGATATGCCAacagcaagaaaaagaaccaTCGATCACGTGACACGGCAAAACAAGGTGCCGTCCAGCCAATTCTTAGTAAGTCCCTCGCGCAATCAACTCTGAAAAAACGCCAAATCCATTTCTACTGGTCCTTCAACATTTCGGCGCCGCGCCGTCGGACACGATCCCCCGTCCTGCGACTGCTCCTTCCGTTAACAGTTTTCCTGTTCCTCTTCGAGGGGCCTCGACCCCGCGCGGATATTGGCGGGCTCGACCCATCTCTACCTCCTGCCCTTGGCGAAGTATATCGCTGCTAACGGCAACCAACGGCGCATCGCCGCTCGCTGGATTTTTCACTTAGCGGTAGCCGCCGAAAGTGctaaataatatataaacaGAGCATCTCAACTTCCTGTCTGTAGCTCCCATAGACTGTTTCTTCTGTCTTGTTAGTATTTGTGTCTGTTTACTCGGAGCAGCAAGAATAACTACTACTatatcaataataacaacGCTTAGCAAAATGGAAACTGGTCCTCATTATAACTATTACAAAAATCGCGAATTGTCCGTCATCTTGGCGCCATTCAGTGGCGGTCAGGGTAAGCTAGGTGTCGAGAAAGGCCCTAAATACCTGCTAAAACACGGCTTACAAACAAGCATAGAGGAGTTGGGGTGGTCTACGGAGTTGGTGCCCTCTATGGACGAGGCGCAATTTGTGGGTAAGTTGAAAATGGAGAGGGAGTCCGCCAATGGCGGCTCCTCCGTCGTGACGAGCAATGTCAGGGCTAAGAGAGCCGATTTGGTTGGTGAAGCAACCAAACTGGTCTACAATTCCGTGTCGAAAGTGGTCCAGGCGAACAGATTCCCATTGACCTTGGGTGGTGACCATTCCATTGCCATTGGTACCGTCTCTGCGGTCTTGGAGAAATATCCCGATGCCGGTGTTCTATGGATCGATGCTCACGCTGATATAAACACTATTGAGACTACCGACTCGGGTAATTTGCACGGCTGTCCCGTCTCGTTCCTAATGGGCTTGAACAAGGACATTCCAAACTGTCCCGAGTCCTTAAAGTGGGTTCCCAGTAACTTGAGTCCAAAGAAAATCGCATACATTGGGTTGAGAGACATTGACCtggaggaaaagaaaatcttgaaagacTTGGGTATTGCCGCCTTCTCCATGTACCACGTGGACAAGTTCGGTATCAACGCTGTCATCGAAATGGCCATGAAAGCGGTACACCCAGATACAAACGGTGAAGGTCCCATTATGTGTTCTTATGACGTCGATGCCGTGGACCCATTGTACATCCCTGCCACAGGTACCCCAGTGAGAGGCGGGTTGACCCTAAGAGAAGGTCTTTTCTTGGTGGAAAGACTAGCTGAATCTGGTAACCTAGTTGCCCTAGATATCGTTGAATGTAACCCCGACTTGGCCATTCACGACATTCATGTCTCAAACACCATCTCTGCAGGTTGCGCCATTGCAAGATGTGCATTGGGCGAGACCTTATTGTAGTTTACGTTatcattcatttttcatcaaaatgAGCTTTGTTAAATACATGCATACATAAAAACACTAAAGAATAAACagagaaaaatacaaactAATGTTGTATTTCGTtacttttcatttttcttcgttaACCCACGTCTAATTGCCAGTACGCTATCCACTATAACCGCATCCACACCAGCTTCAATCTGAATACTGGCATTTTCAGGGTCGTTGTTATCCACACCATAAGTAACACATACCAAGCCATTCGATTTGACCACTTGCGCCAATCGTGGCGCCTTCAGGATAGGCGCCGCAGCAGATACAATACCCAAAAGATTCCACTTCTTGGCAAATCTTATACCGTTTTGCAACGATGACGCCCTCAAATCGGCCATCTGCTGACTCCCACCTTCCGTTAAGAATAATATTGGAATCACCGGCTGCTTCAATGACAGCATGATGCAAACATCAGGATGGAATGACGAGAAAATAATGTCCCTACCATTCGCATTATCAAACACTATTTTCAGTACAGTGTCCACCCAATGATTCATCTCCATCATTACTTGCCCCagttcttcctcttcggCTTCATCAAGCATGGGGAACTTACACTCTATGTTGAACCCTACATTTGCTGggattttcttgaatagtTCCTTCAATGTCACGAACGATGATGCTATCGAATGGCCCCTAGCATTCCCCTTGAAgttgttcttcttgaacGTCTTGGTTAGCCTCATTCTATTGTTGGACCAATGGGAGTTCTTTGCCCTCTCCTCCGGGTCAACGTCATGTAGGTCCCAAGCTCTCCTCAACGTGCTAACATCAGAATCATCTACCGAGCGTCTCCTGTTCTTCTGCAACGCCATTTCCACCCCATTAACATGGCGGGCTGAATGACCTGATCCACCTTGAATGTGCTCTTTATCTGCATTGTTCAAGTCCAAGAACTGTTCTAGCGTCAACTCGTGCATGGGAATGTCAACACCGGTTTCCGCTACGAGGAAATCATGATACACTACTGGTACGCTGTCCTTTGTCAACTGGACATCAAACTCGACATACGATGCGCCTAATGAAGCTGCCATGATGAAGGACTCCACTGTATTTTCCCCAATTTGTAGTGACTTATTAGGGTTGTTTTTGCCCAGCCCTCTGTGCCCTATAACACGTGTAGACACTAAAGACTTCCAGTACGTTTCTGTCCTTTCTAGAGGTAGCTTTGGATGTTCAAATGGTgttataataatatattcaaACCTTATCATCCCGAGTACCTCCAATGTATGGTTAGCAATGATGGGAGTAGTCACGTTCCCATTCACCACACTCCTATTAACTCCCACAGAATTATATGACTTATTTAACAGGGAAACACCTCTCCCCATTACGTggtcattattattattgttttgaCCATCCACTTTATTGTGCGGTTCTAATGA
Proteins encoded in this window:
- the CAR1 gene encoding arginase (similar to Saccharomyces cerevisiae CAR1 (YPL111W); ancestral locus Anc_8.600), whose protein sequence is METGPHYNYYKNRELSVILAPFSGGQGKLGVEKGPKYLLKHGLQTSIEELGWSTELVPSMDEAQFVGKLKMERESANGGSSVVTSNVRAKRADLVGEATKLVYNSVSKVVQANRFPLTLGGDHSIAIGTVSAVLEKYPDAGVLWIDAHADINTIETTDSGNLHGCPVSFLMGLNKDIPNCPESLKWVPSNLSPKKIAYIGLRDIDLEEKKILKDLGIAAFSMYHVDKFGINAVIEMAMKAVHPDTNGEGPIMCSYDVDAVDPLYIPATGTPVRGGLTLREGLFLVERLAESGNLVALDIVECNPDLAIHDIHVSNTISAGCAIARCALGETLL